A segment of the Sanyastnella coralliicola genome:
GGAACAATCATCCGTGATTACGTAGCGGTTGACGAATGTGGAAACGAGGCTACTGCTCAGCAGATCCTTTCTCTATTCGACGACGAAGCACCTGTATTCACTGGAGGACCTGCTGACGTAACTGTAGAGTGTGATGACATTCCTGCAGTTGGTGAAGTAGTTGACGGTGGTGATGACAACAACGGTGAACTAGGAGCTGGAGCGTTTGTACGTTCTAACGCTAGCCTATGGGGCGGAGTTGACGCTCACGTTGTTGCAATGGACGCGTTGTACGGAGCAGGAAACTGGTCTGACCTACGTTTCGAAGACGTTGATATCAACGATCTATTGAACAACCACGGATTCATCTACCTAGAAGGTGGTGACGCAGGAGCTAACGAAATGTCAGCATTCCTTGCAGATAACATCTCAGCGATCGAAAACTGGGTTGATAACGGTGGACGTCTATTGATGAACGCTGCGCCTAACGAAGGTGGAAACATCGACTTCGGATTCGGTGGTGTACAATTGGTTTACCCAAGCTTCACTGAAATCGCTGAAGCATCTGATGCAGCGCACCCAATCTTCAACGGAATCGCAACTACTTACACTGGTAACTGGTTCGGTCACTCGTTGATCTGTCCTGCTGGAATGAGCGCGATCATGAACGCTCAAGGTGCACCTGACGATGTAGTTCTTGCTGAAATGGCGTACGGAAACGGACGTGTAGTATTCGGTGGAACAACACTACCATTCTTCAGCGAGCCTAGCTGGGATCCTCAGCCAGACTTCCAGATGCTTGCTAACTCAATCGTTGCGTACGCAGCAGACGGAGCAGCAGCAATTGCAACTGATATTTCAGCTGAAGACAACTGTGATGACGACGTAGAGATCGAGTACGTTGGAGAGGAAATCATCCCTGGTGATTGTCCAAACAACTACACAATCGTTCGTACTTGGGTTGCAGAAGATAACTGTGACAACGAGGCGTTCTACACTCAGAACATCACTGTAGTTGATACAACTGCTCCTGAATTCACTGAAGTAGCAGAAGACGTAACTGTAGAATGTGATGAAGAGCTACCAGCTCCGTTCGCAACTGCAGAAGATAACTGTGGTGAAGTGACTATCGAGGTATCTCCAGAGATCATCGACGGTGACTGTCCACAGGAGTACACAATGATCCGCACTTACACTGCGACTGATGATTGTGGAAACTCAAGCACAGCGACTCAAACAATCACAGTAGTTGACACAACTGCTCCTGAATTCACAATGGTACCAGCTGACGTTACATACGAGTGTGACGAAGAAGTACTTGAGATGATGGCAGAAGCTTCTGACAACTGTGGTGAAGTAACTGTAACATACACTGACGACGTTGCTGATGGCGACTGTCCACAGGAGTACACAATTACACGTGTGTTCACTGCAGAAGATGAGTGTGGAAACACAAGCACAGCTTCTCAGACGATCACAGTAGTTGATACAACAGCACCAGTATTCGAAGATTACTCGGTAGAAGTTGAAGCTCCATGTGACAACCCAGACGTAGCGGTTCTTACTGCAACTGATAACTGTGGTGAAGTAACTGTAACATTCGTTGATACTCCAGTGTCAGGTGGATGTGCAGGAACAATCATCCGTGATTACGTAGCAGTAGACGAGTGTGGAAACGAAACAACTGCTCAGCAGATCATCAGCCTTGTTGATGAAGTTGCTCCAGTAGCTGAAAACGTTCCTGCTGACGTTACTTACGAGTGTGATGAAGACTACGTTCTTACTGAGCCTTCATTCGCTGACAACTGTGATGATGAACTAGACGTTGTATACACTGAGGTAACTGAGCCTCTAGATTGCTACTTCCAGATCATCCGCACTTGGACTGCGACAGATGATTGTGATAACGAAACAACAGTTTCACAGACTATCACTATCACTGACACAACTGCTCCTGAATTGAGCGTTGCTGACGACGTAACGATCGAGTGTTCTATGGAAGTACCAGCTCCTTCATTCGAAGTATCTGATAACTGTGATTCAGCAGTTGTTGTAGAGATCACTTCTGAAACTATCGACGGAGACTGCCCACAGGAATACACAATGATCCGCACATACACTGCAACTGATAACTGTGGTAACACAACATCAGACATGCAGACAATTACTGTAGTTGATACAACTGCTCCAGTATTCACTTCTGTTGCGGCTGACGTAACAATCGAGTGTGACGAAGAGCTACCAGCTCCTTCAGCTGAAGCAGAAGACAACTGTGGTGAAGTAACGATCGAAGTTTCTCCAGAGATGATCGATGGTGAGTGTGATAATGAGTACACAATGATCCGTACGTACACTGCGATGGATGAGTGTGGTAACTCAACTACTGCAACTCAAACGATCACTGTAGTTGATACAACAGCTCCTGAATTCACAAGCGTTCCTTCAGACATGACTGTTGAGTGTCTAAGCGACGTTCCTGAAATGATGGATCTAGAAGCAACTGATAACTGTGGTACAGTAACAGTTGATTGTTCAGAGGTATCTGACCTTGACGAATGTGGAAACGGAGTTGTTATTCGCACTTGTGTAGCGACTGACGCTTGTGGAAACAGCACTGAGGTTAGCTACTCAATTACGATCAATGATGTAACTGCTCCAACACTAGAAGGTCTTCCAGAAGCGAACCTAGTTCTTGACTGTGAAGATGATCTTCCTGCACCAGCAGACGTATCTGCTCTTGATAACTGTGATGAGTTCGTATCTGTAGATTACAGCGAAGAGCTTATCGGAGAGCTACCTGCAGAAGGAAGTTCAGCTGACTGTGTTGCAATGACTCCTGAAGCTTACGAAGACGGAGAGACTTGTGCAGGAACTGAAACTTGGAGTGTAGTACTATTCGACTTCAACGATGAAGAAGCATCTTACTACAGCACGATCGACGCGAACTGGGTTGAGTACCCTGACGGAACAGCTACTCTAACAGGTACTGTATTCTGTAACGCTAACCCGGATGCAGGTTGGGAAATCAACGTTGCATTCGAGAACGGTCTGCCATGGGAAGAGTGGTCAACTCAAGGATTCCCTACTAGCTACAAGGATGATTGTGACATCTCTGAAGACAACCACTTCGATTGGATGTACTACATCATGTCAGCTGGAGCGACTCTAACTGGATGGGGTGACTACGAAGGTTCTACATTGAACCTATCTCACGCACCAAGTAACTTCTACTTCGGATACCAGGTAGGTGTTGCTGCGAACAACGTGAACTTGAACTACGGTTCAGGTGGATGGTTCACTTACGACGGTCTCTTCAACGGTGTTGAAGTGAACGGATCAGGTGACTTCGCATTCGATCACGATTGTTGTCCACAGTACTCTGTAGAGCGCACATGGTGTGCGGAAGATTGTTCTGGTAACGTGACTTGCTTCACGCAGACTATCTCATTCGCAGACCTAAGCGACGAGAACCCAGTTGTTGATCTAGACTTCGAAGAAGCAGCTGCTGATAAGGGTGACTTCGAGATCGTACGTATCTCGCCTAACCCATCGAAAGATGTTTCTATGATCGAGTACCGCTCATACACGAACAACTCAGTTCGTCTTGAGGTAACTGATCTAAGCGGACGTCTAATCGAGGTTCTTTACGATGGAAATGTGATTGCAGGTGAAACTTACCGCACGAACATTAACACTACAGAACTAGAGAACGGTCTATACCAGATCCGCCTCTACTCACTCAACCACGCTAGCAATAAGAAGCTGGTTGTTGCTAAGTAATTAACGAAGCTCATATAGTTGAAAGCCCCGCATTTGCGGGGCTTTCTTTTTTATGGGGTTGCGGTACGCGGAACGAGGATTGCGGATCGCGGATCGCGGATCGCGGAACGTGGAATGCGGATCGCGGAACGTGGAATGCGGATCGCGGATCGCGGATCGCGGAACGTAGAACGTAGAACGTGGAACGAGGTCGACGTGATTCGGTTAGAAGATGATAACCCGGTAGGGACGGATAAAATCCGTCCAAAACCTTCTCACGGTAGACGGTAGACGGTGGACGGTGGACGGTTGACCGTGGAGGTTACGTGTGGATTGTTAATGATGGAAGACGGGTCAGTGTACACCCAATTCCTAACATACGCCTTAAGCCCTAGGCCATATGCCTAGTCGTTATTTCCTCATCCTCTGATACCTCTTAATCACGAAGGTGAATAACAAGGCAATACCGATAATACCAACCACACCTTTGATCCAATCCACTGCATTGCGTTGGATGATGAGGAAGACTACGGAAATAAGGATCAAGGTTGGTAGTTCATTGAGAAAGCGAAGTCTGATACTATTGAGCACATCAGGGCGGGTCTGAAGCTGCTTAAAAACGCGATGCGTGTATAGCTGGTAGAGCCATAGAAAAGCTACGAAGCCCAGCTTGACTTGCATGAATCCCTGTTCTAATAGAAACGGACGAAAGTAAAGCATGGTGAGTCCGCAGAGGGTGCAGATGATGGCGCTTGGCCAGGTAATCGCATACCAGAGCCTACGTTCCATGATTTTAAATTGCCCAATGAGGATGCTGCGCTCTGGATCATCCTTATCGTTGGCTTCCCGGTGATAGATGAATAACCGCACGATGTAGAATAGTCCGGCGAACCACGTCACCATGAAAATGATGTGCAGGGCTTTGTACGTGTCATAGAACTCCATAAGGCAAAATTAACAACAGTCTTTAGCATGCGCCGGTTTCAATTGAAGTATCTTTGCGGGAAATTTTCAAGATGAAGCCAAGAAAAGCATCAGAAACATTCGCAAGTAGTAGTCGAATCGTTCTTCCTAACGATACGAATACCCTCGGAAACCTCATGGGAGGGCAGCTATTGAACTGGATGGATATCAACGCTGCCATCTCGGCTCATCGTCATTGTCGACGTGTGGTGGTTACCGCAGCTGTCAACAATGTATCCTTTGATTCAGCGATTAATCTAGCCGACGTTGTTTCTATTGAATCTAAAGTGTCACGCGCTTTCAATTCTTCAATGGAGGTCTACTTAGATGTTTACGTTGAAAATCACACTACGGGTGAACGCAGCAAGTGTAACGAAGCGATTTACACTTTCGTTGCAGTGGATCAACTAGGAGCGCCAATTCAGGTGCCAGAATTGATCCCTGAGACGGAGTCTGAAATCAAACGTTACGATAGCGCGTTGCGTCGTCGTCAACTTTCATTGATCCTTGCGGGTAAAATGAAACCGACAGATGCCACTGAGCTTCGTATCCTGTTTACTGGCGAGTAAGGTGTGAAATGATCCGAGCTGGATCAATCTGAGTAATACAGCGCTCTTCTTTACCGTATTTGCATCGATCTCCTAGCTTCGAGCATGGACGTTTGTTGAGTCCTTCAGGTTCAATGATAACGCTTCCTGCTGCTGGTTTGTACGGGTACATTCCAAAGTCCGGAGTAGTACAACCCCAAACGGAAATAACCGGACGATTCATCGCTGCAGCAATGTGCATCATGCCTGTGTCTCCGGCAACGACCTTAGTGGCTTGAGCAATGACGCTTGCACTTCCATTGACGGAGAGCTTGCCCGCTGCATTGAATACCTTACCTGGGAATTGGCCTTCCAGCGATTGGCTTGTTTCTACATCTGAAGGTCCGCCAATGATGATCACAGGGAGTTCACTTCCTTCGCACAGCTGCGCGATGAAGTCTTCTTCCATTCGCTTACCAATATGGGCAGCACCAATGGCAATTGCATGGAAAGCTCCTTTGAGATTTGGGAAGAGTTCTTGAATATTGATTTCTTCTCCCGGTGGTACGTAGAATTCTAATCCTTTATCATCCGCCTGAACACTAAAAGCCTTCAAGGTGTCGAGGTAGCGATCTACAATGTGCTTGTCGGGCATTTTATTCACTCCGAAGTTCACTAAGAGCCACTTTTCCTTGTTGTACTTCTTGAAAGTGAAATCAATCATCTTCAATGATCGCTTGACCATGCGTGAACGAATGTTGCGATGAAGATCAATGATGTAGTCGTATTGCTCTTCTTTGAGCTCTTCCATGACTTCGGCGGTAGCCTTTTCAATAGAATAGACCTTAGAGACACGTGGGTTTGATTCCACAAGTGGAGCATAAGCCTTCTTTGTCAAGAAGTGAATTTCTGAATCTCCCTCCATCTGTTCCTCAATAGCTCGAAGCACAGGTGTGGTCAACACGATGTCGCCAATGGAAGAAAAACGAATAACTAGAAATTTCGCAGGTCTGCTCATGCGGGCCAAAAATATACATTTCATACGCAGTGCCTCGCGGAACTGAATTGTACTTTTGCACCATGTTTTTGATCGATACCCATACACATCTGTATTCGTCGCAATTTGATGAAGACCGTGAGGAAATGGTTCAGCGTGCTTTTGACGCTGGTGTGAAGCAAATGCTATTGCCGAATATTGACTTGGAGTCGATTCAAGGGATGAAAGACCTTGTTGCTGCGCATCCTGATGCGATGTACCCTATGATGGGACTTCATCCTTGTTCTGTGAAAGCTGACTTTCAAGAGGTACTTGCCACACTAAAGGCAGAACTAGAAAACGGAGAATACATCGCTGTAGGGGAGATGGGGATGGATCTATACTGGGATAAAACCTTTCTCGAGGAGCAGAAGGAAGCATTTCGCATTCAGATTGAATGGGCGAAAGAGAAAGGACTTCCAGTGGTGTTGCACGTGAGAGATGCATTTGACGAGACGCTTTCGCTACTCGATGAATTGAATGACGACCGCCTAACCGGTGTATTCCATTGTTTCACAGGGACTGAAGAGCACGCCCAGCACATCGATGGCTATGGTGGATTCTATTTTGGCATTGGTGGCGTGGTGACTTTCAAGAACGGAGGAGTCGATAAAGTGTTGCCTTCTATTGATCGCTCGAAGATCATTCTGGAAACCGATAGCCCTTACCTCGCTCCCAAACCGCATCGTGGTAAGCGCAACGAATCTGCCTATACTCAATTGGTAGCCCAGCGTTCTGCAGATGTACTTGAAATGTCCATCGATGAGCTAGCAGCGTTGACGACAACAAACGCACAACGCTTGTTCAACATCTAATTCGCATATTGCGTCATGGCTAGATCGGTCTTAATCATATATACAGGAGGCACCATCGGTATGATGGAAGATCCGGAATCGCGTTCGTTGATTCCTTTTGATTTTGAACAGCTCTCTCATCAGGTTCCTGAGCTGACACGCTTTGATCTGGTTATTGACGCCGTTTCTTTTGATCCGATCTTGGACTCTTCAAACATCCAAGTAGAGCACTGGCAGCAGATGGCGCGCCAGATAGAAAGCAACTACGAGCAATATGATGGTTTCGTGGTGCTGCATGGTACAGATACCATGGCCTACTCAGCTTCTGCATTGAGTTTCATGCTTCGTGGATTGCAGAAACCAGTGATATTCACAGGAAGTCAGCTTCCGATAGGGGTATTGCGTACCGATGGAAAAGAGAATCTTATTACTTCCATTCAGCTGGCTGGGATGGCTTCGAACAATACTCCGGTAATTCGAGAAGTAGCCATCTATTTTGGCTCCGCTCTCTATCGAGGAAATCGTACACACAAATACAGTACGGAAGCGTTTGACGCGATTCATAGTCCGAATCTTCCGGCGCTAGCCGAAGCAGGCATACACGTGCAGTTTCGAACCAATTTATTCCCTGTAGTATCTGAAGAAACACCTTTTTCTGTCCAATATGAGATGGATTCTAGGGTGGCTGTGCTGAAATTATTCCCGGGTATTCGCAAAGAAGTAGTGCAAGGGATTTGCAGCACGCCAAATCTTAAAGGTTTGATAATAGAGACCTTCGGATCAGGTAATTCTCCAGACCTCCCATGGTTCATTGAAGAACTCGGGAAATTGCGCGAAAAGGGCGTGTTTATGGTGAATGTGACGCAATGCAGTGAAGGCTTTGTAGAGCAAGGTAGGTACGCAACGAGTACTTCCATGATGGAGTTAGGAGTGATACCAGCGGCCGATATGACCTTTGAGGCAGCACTGACAAAAATGATGTATTTAATACCCCAGTGTGGAGATGTTGAAACATTTGGAAATCAGATGCTTACACCTATGCGAGGAGAGTTGACATCCTACTCTTCACTTGTATAGAAATCGCTTGTGTTTGAAGGGCTTTGGAATTGTTGTTCTCATTGATTTTTTCGTAATTTGCCGCCCACTTAAAGGAGGGAAAGTGGCGTTAGAACTTGAGTAATGCCGAGTCACCTGTCAGTGGAAATCACGGAGAGGTGGCCGAGTGGCTTAAGGCGCACGCCTGGAAAGCGTGTTTCCCGCAAGGGATCCAGGGTTCGAATCCCTGTCTCTCCGCTAAGTCAACAAACCAAACAAAGGAAATAACTGAATATTAAAGGTTAACCCATTCAGACAAGAAGTTAAATCAATTAAAGAACCATGAAAAAACTGCTTGCGTTCATTGCCATCTTCGGAGCTCTTACATTCGGATTGGCGAACAATCTTTCTGCTCAAGATGGAGGAGAAACAATTACAGAAGAAGTAACAGATGCTGCCGGAGAAATGGTAGACGAAGCTGGCGATGCCATGGAAGCAGGCGCTGATTCTGCTGCCGCTGCTGCTCAGAAAGCTGCTGCGAACCTTCAAAACCGTGCTCAAGCAGCCAAAGAAGCTCTCGAGGCGGACGCTGCTGATGCTCCTGCTGAAAAGCGTGAAGTATTGAGCTTCCACCAAACAGTGAAGCGTTACTTCATCGAAGGGGGTGCAACGTTCATGGCTTTCGTATTGATCTGTCTAATCTTCGGATTGGCACTTGCGATCGAGCGTATCATTTACTTGAACATGGCTACCACAAACACTGACAAACTTTTAGCGAAAGTTGAAGACGCGCTAAAAGCAGGTGGTGCTGAAGCGGCAAAAGAAGTTTGCCGTAACACTCGTGGTCCTGTTGCTTCAATCTTCTACCAAGGTCTTGACCGTTACGACGGTGATTTCCAAGAGATGGTGAAGGCAATTGAAGACAACGGTTCAGTTGAAATGAGCAAGCTAGAGAGCGGTCTTTCTTGGATATCACTCTTTATCGCACTCGCACCGATGCTTGGTTTCATGGGAACGGTAATCGGTATGATCTCGGCCTTCGATAAGATTGCTGAGGCGAACACAATTAACGCATCTATTGTAGCAGGTGGTATTAAGGTAGCCTTGATTACTACGGTATCGGGTCTTATTGTAGCCATCATTCTTCAGATTTTCTACAACTACATTCTTTCTAAGATCGATAGCCTAGTGCTAGATATGGAAGAATCTTCGATGGAACTAGTAGATATGCTCTACAAGATGCGTCGATCTAAGTAATAAGGAGGCTTAGCATGAAAAGTCAAGGATTAAAAATCGGACTAGCGGTTCTTCGTACGCTGATCATTGCTATCGGGTCAATTCTATTGATCATGATCGCAGGAGCAAGCGTTGCTGAAGAAACGTATGTCGAGGGGATGGCCAACTACGGTGGCCTACTCGACGGGGTTTACAACCTGATGGTTGGTGCGCTCGTACTATGTGCAGCAGCAGCGATCATCTTCGGACTGGTCTATTTCTTCGGTAACATCAAAAATCGCATGGGTTCTCTTATTGGATTCGCGGTATTCGCTGTGATCGGATTGATCAGTTTCTACGCTCTAGCAGACGGTACGGTACTTTCAGCATACGAAAGCTCAGGTATCGAAGTAACTGAAGGTGAGTCATCTTTTGCAGGTGGCGGAGTAATCTTTGTATACATCCTAGGAGGAATTGCACTACTCAGCATCATTTGGGCTGAGGTGAGCCGATTCTTCAAATAACCCCGAATCGAATGGCAAGAAGACCACTACAAGAAATCAATGCAGGATCGATGGCTGACATCGCCTTCCTTCTATTGATTTTCTGGCTGGTGACTACGACCATCGACTCGGACGAAGGGGTGAAACGTCAGTTACCACCACCGGTGCCGCCAGACGTCAACGTTCCTCCAGTGCGAGAGCGTAACGTATTCGTGGTACTTGTGAACGCGAACAACGACCTCCTCGTGGAAGGTGAAGAATTGAAAATCGACCGATTGAAGGATCGTGCGAAAGACTTCCTCACAGCTACAGGAGACGGAATACTCTACCCAGAGACTCCAGAAGATCCAGATCTTCCAGTGAGAGAATGGGTACGAAAAGCATTCGTAGCACAGAAGGTTGCCGAATATGAAGCAGCTGTGCGTGGAGCATCTGATCCAGATGCGAAAAAGGCATTCCAAAAAGTACTCGAGAGCTGGCGAGATAAACTCGCGGCCATCGATCTACTTGGAGGAGATTACCGCCAGCTTCCTGGATCGGCGATCATTTCTATGCGAAATGACCGCAACACTAGCTACGATACTTACATCCAGGTGAATAACGAGCTGGAAGCAGCCATCAATGAGCTTCGTGACGAGCTCTCGCAGGCGAAATTCGGCATGTCTTATTCAGCTTTGGAAGAGAAGTACGAGAAGAGCCCTGACGAGCTTACTCGCCAGAAAATCTTCGCTGTACGAGCTGTATATCCACAACGTATCTCTGAGGCTGAGCCACAGGATGCAGGAGCAGTGTATAACTAAACTCAGAAGCACACATGGCACAATTTGGAAAAAAGAAGAAGAGGGTCGTTGGAGAGGTATCTACCGCTTCACTTCCTGACATCGTGTTCATGCTTCTTTTCTTCTTCATGGTGGCAACTGTATTGCGTACCGAAGAAGAGAAGGTTCGTGTGATCCGACCTGACGCCTCTGAGCTCTACCGTATTGAGAAGAAACACTTGATTCGCTACGTCAACATCGGTGTACCTCAGGATACCCGCTACGGAACAGATCCTGTGATGCAGTTGAACGATGCCTTTGCTTCTCCAGCTGAAATCTATGAATGGGTTGAAAAAGAGCGTACAACGCTCAACGAAGCTGAGCAAAGTAAGATGTGGGTTTCACTAAAAGTGGACAAAGAAACGAAGATGGGAATCGTGACAGATGTGAAGCAAGAGCTCCGCAAAGCATCTGCACTGAAAGTACTCTACTCTGCAGGTCGTCGTGACCGTACAGGAGAGGAGTAATCTCAATTCAAGAAATAGTAAAAAGGGAATCCATTGGGTTCCCTTTTTTGATATGTGATTATTAGGTCAAAGTGTTGATTGACAATTGAATAAGGTGATGTTTGAAGGCGTTGAATAGGAAATACTAATTATCCTATGAAACGTACAGTTCCACAGATTGCAGCCTCCTCCATGGCTGACATCGCTTTCCTGCTACTCATCTTTTGGTTACTCTCTAGCACGCTCAATGGAGATGAGGGAATCAAACGATTTCTACCGCCCTTTTCAGATTCTCCGAGTCAAGCCGATCCAACTAATGATCGCAATGCATTGGTGGTGCTGAGCAACGCTTTTGACCAACTTTTGGTCGATGGAGAAGAACTCGATGTGAGCGAATTGAGAACACGCTGTGTTGAGTTTGTTGTTGCCAATGGTGATGGAGTTACTTCTCCAGTATTGGCTCCCATCGAGGGAGTGCCCGTTCGGGAAATGGTCAACGATCAGGTCATCCGGGAAAAGCGGACGAACTACCAGCTCCGATTGAATCAGGGAGAAATCTCTCAAGCTACCTTCAATGAAGCGATGGAGAAACTTGACCGTTGGGAGGCTGCAGTAGAAGAGTTGGGAAGGTTCTCAGCACTGCCCGGTAGCGCCGTCATCAGTGTGAATTGTGATCGCGCGACATCTTATGACCTCTACATCGCCATCCAGAATGAACTGGAGGCCGCGATTCGGGAACAACGTGACCGCATTGCCAAGGAGCGTTTTGAAATGACTTACACTGAAATGGAAGCAGAGTGGAAACGTCAGCCGGAGAATGAAGCGCTCGGTAGGCAAGTTATCGCTATTCGCGAAGTGTACCCTTACATCATTTCAGAGGCGCAGACTATGGCTGAGGGAACGCCTTGATGATTTTGTCTGCAAGAAAGCTGCTGAGCTTGACATAACTCTCATGTGTCCATCCGGCTACATGAGGTGATAGCACTACATTTTCGGCCTGAATAAGATAACGGAAGGCCTCCGGAAGCGCTTCGGCCGAAAGGCTCTCAAAGGAGCGCTTCTCGTATTCTAATACATCCAAACATGCTCCGGCGATCGTTTGATTACGAAGGCCTTCAACAAGTGCTTCCGTATCAACGTTTTTGCCGCGGGCAGTATTGATTAATATGAACGGACGAGCGCACGCTTCAATGAAGGCTGCATCAACATAATGATGCGTTTCTTCACTTTGTGGGAGATGGAGGCTGATGATGTCTGATTCAGCCTGGAGATAATCCAGCGAGACGTCTTCAACACCGGGGAATTCGACTTTTTTGTACTTGTCATAGGCAATGATACGGCATCGGAATCCTTGTAGTTTTTCCGCTAGCGCGGAACCCATTTTCCCGAATCCGATAATACCCACTGTTTTCTCCGCTAGTTCCCAACCGCGGTTTTCTTCTCTCCTCCAGATGCCTTGACGCACTTCGTTGTCGGCCCGCTTTAAATGATTAGCAAGCATGAGGAGCATACCGATGGCTTGCTCACCCACCGCGTCTCGATTTCCTTCAGGAGAATTGAACACTTGAATACCTCGCGATTCCGCGATAGCGAGATCAATATTTTCTAAACCAGCACCACTACGAGCAATAAACTTCAACTGTGAAGCAGCATCGAAGAAGCCCTGGTCAACGGGAATGCGACTGCGAATTACTACCCCTTGATAGGCAGGTAGCTTCTCGAGAATTTCATCATATGAACTAAAATGATCGTGCTCACAGATACATCCATGGGCGGTCAAACGCTGCTCAAGGATTTCATGGACCTGGTCAATAAATAGAACTCTCATTTAGAAAATGCCGCTGATGATGTTTCCGACAAGGAAGTAGATGATCAAACCGATAATATCATTGGCTGTGGTGATAAAGGGACCTGTAGCCAAGGCAGGATCAATCTTGTAGCGATCAAGTACGAGCGGAATGAATGTACCAAACAGAGCCGCGAAGATGATAACCGCCAACAAAGCGATACTCACCGTAAGACTCAACGCCAGACCGAAATTCAGGATGTAGCTAGCCAACAAAATGATGACTGCACAAATTAGTCCGTTCAACACACCAACGCCAAGTTCCTTTCCTAGTCGTTTGGCAATCTCATTGGTCTTGATGCTCTTGTTCGCCAAACCTTGCACAACGATGGCCGCTGATTGCACACCAACATTTCCTCCCATCGCCGCAATCAACGGGATGAACAAGGCCATTCCCGGATTCTTTTCG
Coding sequences within it:
- a CDS encoding CopD family protein; translated protein: MEFYDTYKALHIIFMVTWFAGLFYIVRLFIYHREANDKDDPERSILIGQFKIMERRLWYAITWPSAIICTLCGLTMLYFRPFLLEQGFMQVKLGFVAFLWLYQLYTHRVFKQLQTRPDVLNSIRLRFLNELPTLILISVVFLIIQRNAVDWIKGVVGIIGIALLFTFVIKRYQRMRK
- a CDS encoding acyl-CoA thioesterase is translated as MKPRKASETFASSSRIVLPNDTNTLGNLMGGQLLNWMDINAAISAHRHCRRVVVTAAVNNVSFDSAINLADVVSIESKVSRAFNSSMEVYLDVYVENHTTGERSKCNEAIYTFVAVDQLGAPIQVPELIPETESEIKRYDSALRRRQLSLILAGKMKPTDATELRILFTGE
- a CDS encoding glycosyltransferase family 9 protein, which codes for MSRPAKFLVIRFSSIGDIVLTTPVLRAIEEQMEGDSEIHFLTKKAYAPLVESNPRVSKVYSIEKATAEVMEELKEEQYDYIIDLHRNIRSRMVKRSLKMIDFTFKKYNKEKWLLVNFGVNKMPDKHIVDRYLDTLKAFSVQADDKGLEFYVPPGEEINIQELFPNLKGAFHAIAIGAAHIGKRMEEDFIAQLCEGSELPVIIIGGPSDVETSQSLEGQFPGKVFNAAGKLSVNGSASVIAQATKVVAGDTGMMHIAAAMNRPVISVWGCTTPDFGMYPYKPAAGSVIIEPEGLNKRPCSKLGDRCKYGKEERCITQIDPARIISHLTRQ
- a CDS encoding TatD family hydrolase, coding for MFLIDTHTHLYSSQFDEDREEMVQRAFDAGVKQMLLPNIDLESIQGMKDLVAAHPDAMYPMMGLHPCSVKADFQEVLATLKAELENGEYIAVGEMGMDLYWDKTFLEEQKEAFRIQIEWAKEKGLPVVLHVRDAFDETLSLLDELNDDRLTGVFHCFTGTEEHAQHIDGYGGFYFGIGGVVTFKNGGVDKVLPSIDRSKIILETDSPYLAPKPHRGKRNESAYTQLVAQRSADVLEMSIDELAALTTTNAQRLFNI
- a CDS encoding asparaginase, with amino-acid sequence MARSVLIIYTGGTIGMMEDPESRSLIPFDFEQLSHQVPELTRFDLVIDAVSFDPILDSSNIQVEHWQQMARQIESNYEQYDGFVVLHGTDTMAYSASALSFMLRGLQKPVIFTGSQLPIGVLRTDGKENLITSIQLAGMASNNTPVIREVAIYFGSALYRGNRTHKYSTEAFDAIHSPNLPALAEAGIHVQFRTNLFPVVSEETPFSVQYEMDSRVAVLKLFPGIRKEVVQGICSTPNLKGLIIETFGSGNSPDLPWFIEELGKLREKGVFMVNVTQCSEGFVEQGRYATSTSMMELGVIPAADMTFEAALTKMMYLIPQCGDVETFGNQMLTPMRGELTSYSSLV
- a CDS encoding MotA/TolQ/ExbB proton channel family protein; amino-acid sequence: MKKLLAFIAIFGALTFGLANNLSAQDGGETITEEVTDAAGEMVDEAGDAMEAGADSAAAAAQKAAANLQNRAQAAKEALEADAADAPAEKREVLSFHQTVKRYFIEGGATFMAFVLICLIFGLALAIERIIYLNMATTNTDKLLAKVEDALKAGGAEAAKEVCRNTRGPVASIFYQGLDRYDGDFQEMVKAIEDNGSVEMSKLESGLSWISLFIALAPMLGFMGTVIGMISAFDKIAEANTINASIVAGGIKVALITTVSGLIVAIILQIFYNYILSKIDSLVLDMEESSMELVDMLYKMRRSK
- a CDS encoding ExbD/TolR family protein; the protein is MARRPLQEINAGSMADIAFLLLIFWLVTTTIDSDEGVKRQLPPPVPPDVNVPPVRERNVFVVLVNANNDLLVEGEELKIDRLKDRAKDFLTATGDGILYPETPEDPDLPVREWVRKAFVAQKVAEYEAAVRGASDPDAKKAFQKVLESWRDKLAAIDLLGGDYRQLPGSAIISMRNDRNTSYDTYIQVNNELEAAINELRDELSQAKFGMSYSALEEKYEKSPDELTRQKIFAVRAVYPQRISEAEPQDAGAVYN
- a CDS encoding ExbD/TolR family protein, whose product is MAQFGKKKKRVVGEVSTASLPDIVFMLLFFFMVATVLRTEEEKVRVIRPDASELYRIEKKHLIRYVNIGVPQDTRYGTDPVMQLNDAFASPAEIYEWVEKERTTLNEAEQSKMWVSLKVDKETKMGIVTDVKQELRKASALKVLYSAGRRDRTGEE
- a CDS encoding ExbD/TolR family protein, with amino-acid sequence MKRTVPQIAASSMADIAFLLLIFWLLSSTLNGDEGIKRFLPPFSDSPSQADPTNDRNALVVLSNAFDQLLVDGEELDVSELRTRCVEFVVANGDGVTSPVLAPIEGVPVREMVNDQVIREKRTNYQLRLNQGEISQATFNEAMEKLDRWEAAVEELGRFSALPGSAVISVNCDRATSYDLYIAIQNELEAAIREQRDRIAKERFEMTYTEMEAEWKRQPENEALGRQVIAIREVYPYIISEAQTMAEGTP